The following coding sequences are from one Pigmentibacter sp. JX0631 window:
- a CDS encoding ATP-grasp domain-containing protein produces MEKYNSQLQGTICIVDAYSTGKKLLHEFSKYGKKCIHIKSTEKEEDDHKRTEFIAELTYTGNLFSLKDELKKFNPEFIIAGSEMGVELADKLSEVFNIQKCNNPLSTALRRNKYFMHEKLKEANLKAIKQFKSKNVLEIMNWAEVNKKWPVVVKPLNSAASDGVTICGNTNEIEQAFSRIMYQENKLGIKNEEVLIQEYVEGTQYFVNTISWNGKHYISDIWKQNRRRLKDRAFLFESMSLCDSEGELEKELIEYTKKILDALELSHGAAHNEIIITKDGPVLIELNARLMGASIEDEAFKQALDMTQAEILALAYSNHDLFLQNYADKKYLKKQHLHEVSFIYEKNGILLDFPKKYSIERMFSFFCFSGLNQIGNAVKKTEDTLGHPGYVYLVHHEEEIISKDTEQILKWQRNNELFIIE; encoded by the coding sequence ATGGAAAAGTATAACTCCCAACTCCAGGGTACAATTTGTATTGTAGATGCATATTCAACAGGAAAGAAATTATTACATGAATTTAGTAAATATGGTAAAAAATGTATCCATATAAAAAGTACAGAAAAAGAAGAAGATGATCATAAAAGAACGGAATTTATTGCAGAGTTAACATACACAGGAAATTTATTCTCTTTAAAAGATGAACTAAAAAAATTTAATCCAGAATTTATTATTGCTGGTTCTGAAATGGGTGTAGAACTTGCTGATAAATTAAGTGAAGTATTTAATATTCAAAAATGTAACAACCCTCTTTCAACGGCATTAAGACGCAATAAATACTTTATGCATGAAAAATTAAAAGAAGCAAATTTAAAAGCAATAAAACAATTTAAATCAAAAAATGTTTTAGAAATTATGAATTGGGCAGAGGTAAATAAAAAATGGCCAGTTGTTGTAAAACCACTTAATAGCGCAGCAAGTGATGGTGTAACTATTTGTGGAAATACAAATGAAATTGAACAGGCATTCAGTAGAATTATGTATCAAGAAAATAAATTAGGTATAAAAAATGAAGAAGTATTAATTCAAGAATACGTTGAAGGTACGCAATATTTTGTAAATACTATCAGTTGGAATGGTAAACACTATATTTCAGATATTTGGAAACAAAATAGAAGAAGATTAAAGGATAGAGCATTTTTATTTGAATCCATGTCTTTATGTGACAGTGAAGGGGAATTAGAAAAAGAATTAATTGAATATACAAAAAAAATTCTTGATGCTTTAGAGCTTTCGCATGGCGCTGCTCATAACGAAATTATAATTACAAAAGATGGACCAGTTTTAATTGAATTAAATGCCAGACTAATGGGGGCATCAATTGAGGATGAGGCATTTAAACAAGCATTGGACATGACTCAAGCAGAAATTCTTGCTTTAGCATATTCAAATCATGATTTATTTTTACAAAATTATGCTGATAAAAAATATTTAAAAAAACAGCATTTGCATGAAGTTTCATTTATTTACGAAAAAAATGGGATACTTTTAGATTTTCCTAAAAAGTATAGTATTGAAAGAATGTTTTCCTTTTTTTGTTTTTCTGGATTAAATCAAATTGGTAATGCTGTAAAAAAGACTGAAGATACCTTAGGTCATCCTGGATATGTTTATTTAGTTCATCATGAAGAAGAAATTATTTCTAAAGATACGGAGCAAATTTTAAAATGGCAACGAAATAATGAATTATTTATTATTGAATAA
- a CDS encoding ABC transporter substrate-binding protein has product MKFKNIDLKRFALAILIPFLVFFIFNKVKQLFSYQVLFPAEETITINLSEIPQIPWDTSRAVSHVIETFTASVHGCLIARDEASTTDEIKQNSLIERYYCEDNICQAFLKKNVLFQNKREVTAYDVEFSILRALLQNKKNSVVTSLLNDIVGIEELKNTNNLPFTEINSINYPTGLVKGIEVVDNYNIIFKLKWRNKFFLNKVSIGRIPIVPIEELDKSYTNWKKYPVGFGKYKVEYVNWEKYEFILKKFNRKEDIPKYIRFIFSSKDEGDIKILLGDSGRGKSGTDRKIIFPNIYSNGGFLFNFRTELGKNKKFREAISLALDREKIANTSLYKEIIPEDQMIPAFSALKEYRIQKPLNKQNVEKAKQLLNSIPHSLWKNKIFHVHTYWANIKNINSLPYIQEIKKQLEDVGIQVKFYDTDLNYPKFSENDTNVLWWTGFGFSSNDPNKNFSFFKTTAYYANEGPKDSSFDSLYELSIKNINDTSYYTKKMSEYFYNNNIFVVVLNQKMSFAYNSDRLASLGEQHNGVLFYVWKLKLR; this is encoded by the coding sequence ATGAAATTTAAAAATATTGATTTAAAAAGATTTGCATTAGCAATATTGATCCCTTTTCTTGTTTTTTTTATATTTAATAAAGTAAAGCAATTATTTTCTTATCAGGTTTTATTTCCTGCAGAAGAAACAATAACAATTAATCTTTCTGAAATACCCCAAATTCCGTGGGATACATCAAGGGCGGTATCACATGTTATTGAAACTTTTACAGCTTCTGTTCATGGCTGTTTGATTGCAAGGGATGAAGCAAGTACTACAGATGAAATTAAACAGAACTCACTAATTGAACGTTACTACTGTGAAGATAATATATGTCAAGCTTTTCTAAAGAAGAATGTTTTGTTTCAGAACAAAAGAGAAGTTACAGCATATGATGTTGAGTTTTCAATATTAAGAGCTTTGTTACAAAATAAAAAAAATTCTGTAGTAACATCCCTTTTAAATGATATTGTAGGCATTGAAGAACTAAAAAATACCAATAATCTTCCATTTACTGAGATTAATTCAATAAACTATCCAACTGGTCTAGTAAAAGGAATAGAAGTCGTTGACAATTACAATATTATTTTTAAATTAAAATGGAGAAACAAATTTTTCTTGAATAAAGTTTCTATAGGAAGAATACCTATTGTACCTATAGAAGAATTAGATAAATCTTATACAAATTGGAAAAAATATCCGGTTGGTTTTGGAAAATATAAAGTTGAATATGTAAATTGGGAAAAGTATGAATTTATTTTAAAAAAATTTAATCGTAAAGAAGATATACCAAAATATATTAGATTTATATTTAGTAGTAAAGACGAAGGTGATATTAAGATTTTATTAGGAGATAGCGGCAGAGGAAAATCAGGTACTGACAGAAAAATAATTTTCCCTAATATTTACTCAAATGGTGGATTCCTTTTTAATTTTAGAACGGAATTAGGAAAAAATAAAAAATTTAGAGAAGCAATTTCTCTTGCTTTGGACCGTGAAAAAATAGCAAACACTTCTTTATACAAAGAAATTATACCTGAAGATCAAATGATCCCAGCTTTTAGTGCACTAAAAGAATATAGAATTCAAAAACCATTAAATAAACAAAATGTTGAAAAAGCAAAGCAACTTTTGAATTCTATACCACATTCACTTTGGAAAAATAAAATATTTCACGTTCATACATATTGGGCTAACATTAAGAATATTAATTCGCTTCCTTATATTCAAGAGATAAAAAAGCAGCTTGAAGATGTAGGAATTCAAGTCAAATTTTACGATACAGATTTAAATTATCCTAAATTTTCAGAAAATGATACCAATGTTCTTTGGTGGACAGGATTTGGTTTTTCTTCAAATGATCCTAATAAAAATTTCTCATTTTTTAAAACGACTGCATATTATGCAAATGAAGGTCCTAAAGATAGTTCTTTTGATTCATTATATGAACTTTCAATAAAAAATATTAATGATACCTCTTACTATACAAAGAAAATGTCTGAATACTTTTATAATAATAATATATTTGTGGTAGTTCTAAATCAAAAGATGTCTTTTGCATATAATTCAGACCGTCTTGCTTCTTTAGGCGAACAACATAATGGAGTTTTATTTTATGTATGGAAACTTAAATTAAGATAA
- a CDS encoding FAD-dependent oxidoreductase, giving the protein MEIQSYDVVIVGAGPYACFSAFFLSQQNFNIAIIHPENTVPLDTFIDTLQICWPSLNDPPTRANVAHGNEVAKYLQQFCVNGSNIFFQNILNTLDENQNWLQIPCYRFGMQNFEFQELEEAVKLGFNLDPTNEPNIFKEQFNSLQCLDGNKFQKSLINYLLDKKVKFIKNKVSSISENNEGCSITLANKVKLNAEIIILANSLKISSLLEKYKEILVPMSDCLVEYCFNFEEKIFSNPISFRAANGHLAGTIFQSDQNIYLKLTGPRFLLPSAGAGISLDEKKITAENWEKIINYHSNVILPFLTMHFNLPFLENGVDLRKKLIAKKIIIDCYPCDELPLLGEFGKLGKILGSTGWLATGFSAGIWSAYITHELIMQEKSYFLHSRLHPRRFFTRFIKS; this is encoded by the coding sequence ATGGAAATTCAGTCATATGACGTAGTCATTGTTGGTGCAGGTCCTTATGCTTGTTTTTCAGCTTTTTTTTTAAGTCAACAGAATTTTAATATTGCAATTATTCATCCAGAAAATACTGTTCCTTTAGATACTTTTATTGATACTCTCCAAATTTGTTGGCCCTCATTAAATGATCCACCAACTCGTGCAAATGTTGCGCATGGAAATGAGGTTGCAAAATATTTACAACAATTTTGTGTTAATGGATCCAATATTTTTTTTCAAAATATTTTAAATACTTTAGATGAAAATCAAAATTGGCTTCAAATTCCATGTTATCGTTTTGGAATGCAAAATTTTGAATTTCAAGAATTAGAAGAAGCTGTTAAGTTAGGTTTTAATTTAGATCCAACAAATGAGCCCAATATTTTTAAAGAACAATTTAACAGTTTACAATGTCTTGACGGAAATAAATTTCAAAAATCTTTGATTAACTATCTTTTAGACAAAAAAGTAAAATTTATAAAAAATAAGGTTTCTTCTATTTCTGAGAATAACGAAGGGTGTTCAATAACTTTAGCAAATAAAGTAAAATTAAATGCAGAAATTATTATTCTTGCTAATTCATTAAAAATTTCTAGCCTTTTAGAAAAATACAAAGAAATTTTAGTTCCAATGAGTGATTGCTTGGTAGAATATTGCTTTAATTTTGAAGAAAAAATATTTTCTAATCCAATTTCTTTTCGTGCTGCAAATGGTCATTTAGCTGGAACTATTTTTCAAAGTGACCAAAATATTTATTTAAAGTTGACTGGTCCGAGATTTTTACTGCCGTCTGCAGGTGCGGGTATATCATTAGATGAGAAAAAAATAACTGCCGAGAATTGGGAAAAGATAATAAATTATCATTCTAATGTAATTTTACCATTTTTAACAATGCATTTTAATTTACCTTTTTTAGAAAATGGAGTAGATTTAAGAAAAAAATTAATTGCAAAAAAGATTATAATTGATTGCTATCCTTGTGATGAATTACCGTTATTGGGCGAATTTGGTAAACTAGGAAAAATTCTTGGAAGCACAGGCTGGCTTGCTACGGGGTTCTCAGCAGGAATTTGGTCAGCTTACATAACTCATGAATTAATTATGCAAGAAAAAAGTTATTTTTTACATAGTAGACTCCATCCAAGAAGATTCTTTACAAGATTTATAAAATCTTAA
- a CDS encoding 50S ribosomal protein L11 methyltransferase codes for MNISNAVCYELAIFIAEEHKDLLASILQQLGIENFVIGSIDCDIPAEYNPNFPRPDFYSELAERTPALIYSEDFEYLQSIQNSLEYVFQSIHFPFDSNTFQIKPISDQNWRESWKASFKPILLADKIAILPPWEKVEQFTQQHKIIIDPGMAFGTGQHETTKLCMTAMLNYPIPKSVLDVGTGSGILAIAAKMLGAEYVLGTDLDPDCLKIATENAKVNHVTEIEFIIDHLVKIEKNDFQMVLANIESKPLQTIMQAICDHANRNAIIILSGILVSEMNDFKNFMKQFQTNFLNDYILGDWCSLVYQKKN; via the coding sequence ATGAATATTTCTAATGCTGTATGTTATGAATTAGCTATATTTATAGCTGAAGAACACAAGGATTTACTTGCCTCTATACTACAACAGTTAGGAATTGAAAATTTTGTAATAGGTTCAATAGACTGTGATATACCAGCAGAATATAATCCAAACTTTCCTAGGCCAGATTTTTATTCAGAATTGGCTGAAAGAACGCCAGCCTTAATCTATAGTGAGGATTTTGAATACTTACAGTCAATTCAAAACTCTCTTGAGTATGTTTTCCAGTCAATTCATTTTCCCTTTGACTCTAATACCTTTCAAATAAAACCTATCTCAGATCAAAATTGGAGAGAGAGCTGGAAAGCTTCATTTAAACCCATTCTTCTAGCAGATAAAATAGCGATTTTACCACCCTGGGAAAAAGTAGAACAATTTACCCAACAGCATAAAATTATTATCGATCCTGGTATGGCATTTGGAACAGGGCAACATGAGACAACGAAACTATGCATGACGGCTATGTTGAATTATCCAATACCAAAATCTGTTCTTGATGTCGGCACTGGGAGTGGAATTCTTGCGATAGCTGCAAAAATGCTAGGAGCTGAATATGTGTTAGGGACAGATTTAGATCCTGATTGTTTAAAAATTGCAACTGAGAATGCAAAAGTAAATCATGTTACTGAAATAGAATTTATTATTGATCATTTAGTAAAAATTGAAAAAAATGATTTTCAGATGGTATTAGCCAATATTGAAAGTAAGCCATTACAAACAATAATGCAAGCTATTTGCGATCACGCAAATAGAAATGCTATAATCATACTTTCTGGAATATTAGTTTCTGAAATGAATGATTTTAAAAATTTTATGAAACAATTTCAGACGAATTTTTTAAATGATTACATTCTTGGAGATTGGTGTTCTTTGGTGTATCAAAAGAAAAACTAA